Proteins encoded by one window of Pelecanus crispus isolate bPelCri1 chromosome 8, bPelCri1.pri, whole genome shotgun sequence:
- the SRA1 gene encoding steroid receptor RNA activator 1, producing MAELYVKPGNQERGWNDPPQFSYGLQAQARGPRQTPFTRRAPPPPAGPPPGAPSDLASAPATSTALPPRALGPPPLGPISPAPQAESRRPSTVVCPEECGVPADTVLAPLKEALDACRPTVQKQVCNDIGRRLTVLGDMWAQGKLSAPVRKRMSLLVQELQQQHWDAADEIHRSLMVDHVNEVSQWLVGVKRLIAETRSLPAAELAAVMDGNTDTRPGQENP from the exons ATGGCGGAGCTGTACGTGAAGCCGG GGAATCAGGAGCGTGGCTGGAACGACCCCCCCCAGTTCTCCTACGGGCTGCAGGCGCAGGCCAGGGGTCCCAGGCAAACTCCGTTCACCCGCCGGGCCCCTCCTCCGCCTGCGGGGCCCCCCCCAG GTGCTCCTTCAGACCTGGCCAGTGCCCCTGCTACCTCCACAGCACTGCCCCCCCGAGCACTGGGGCCACCCCCTCTTGGGCCTAtcagccctgccccacaggcagagagcaggaggcCAAGCACTGTGGTGTGCCCGGAGGAGTGCGGCGTGCCCGCCGACACGGTCCTTGCCCCGCTGAAGGAGGCCCTCGATGCCTGCCGCCCCACGGTGCAG AAACAAGTGTGCAACGACATCGGGCGGCGGCTGACAGTTCTAGGGGATATGTGGGCTCAGGGAAAGCTGTCGGCCCCAGTGAGGAAGAGAATGAGCCTCCTGGTGCAAG AGCTCCAGCAACAGCACTGGGATGCAGCTGATGAGATCCACCGCTCACTCATGGTGGACCACGTGAACGAAGTGAGCCAGTGGCTGGTGGGTGTCAAGCGCCTGATCGCTGAGACAAGgagcctgcctgctgcagagctggctgcagtgATGGATGGCAACACTGACACCAGGCCTGGCCAGGAGAATCCCTGA
- the APBB3 gene encoding amyloid-beta A4 precursor protein-binding family B member 3 yields the protein MLGKDYMLAIVLVNCDDNLWSDQSLETDPDLPPGWRKIHDSLGTYYWHVPTGTTQWQHPARTTGPGGRLEADGEEALQGMECQAPTVKHSAKDRPIPSPMASLSRRTSLPWHGDDFQHSTEPGSKCFAVRSLGWVEIPEEDLTPGKSSIAVNNCIQQLSNSKGQGSAENQGEGQDLLMILKKDTMSLVDPLDHSLIHHQPILNIRVWGVGCNNGRDRDFAFVASDKDTCILKCHVFHCNVPAKGIAKALHEMCSKIMAERAVASSGLLHATTLEPVSTEDLPLQVDILEAVRQSMQTYEALYIGSLPVPRAMGMDVLNEAIEKLTRGPGRECWKPSLIRVSDTAMRVHPAQDEEAAHIWECQVRYVTFLGVGRDAHTFALIVDTGQRFQCAAFWCEPDAGTISEAVQAACMVQYQKCLVAAAPGAKVKGATGRGRAGPAASGDAASGQPKASGGSGGAAGAGDRKRGLFSFLEAFRLRRALLHTP from the exons ATGCTCGGCAAGGACTACATGCTGGCCATCGTCCTCGTCAACTGCGACG ACAACCTCTGGAGTGACCAGAGCCTGGAGACAGACCCTGACCTCCCCCCAGGCTGGAGGAAAATCCATGACTCTCTGGGCACCTACTACTGGCATGTGCCAACTGGCACAACGCAGTGGCAGCACCCTGCACGCACCACTGGCCCAGGAGGGCGCCTGGAGGCTGATGGAGAGGAGGCACTCCAGGGAATG gAATGTCAGGCCCCCACGGTGAAGCACTCGGCAAAGGACAGGCCCAttcccagccccatggcctCGCTGTCCCGGAG GACCTCACTGCCCTGGCACGGTGATGActtccagcacagcacagagcccGGCTCCAAG TGCTTTGCTGTGCGCTCACTGGGCTGGGTGGAGATCCCTGAGGAGGACCTGACACCTGGCAAGAGCAGCATCGCCGTCAACAACTGCATCCAGCAGCTCTCCAACAGCAAGGGCCAGGGTTCTGCAGAGAACCAGGGTGAG GGTCAGGACCTTCTGATGATCCTGAAGAAGGACACCATGAGCCTGGTGGACCCCCTCGACCACAGCCTCATCCACCACCAGCCCATCCTTAACATCCGTGTCTGGGGTGTTGGCTGCAACAATGGCAG GGACAG AGACTTTGCCTTTGTGGCCAGTGACAAGGACACCTGCATCCTCAAGTGTCACGTCTTCCACTGCAACGTGCCTGCCAAGGGCATCGCCAAGGCCCTGCATGAGATGTGCTCCAAG ATCATGGCTGAGCGAGCTGTAGCAAGCAGCGGGCTGCTGCATGCTACCACACTGGAGCCTGTTTCCACTGAAGACCTGCCACTGCAAG TGGATATCCTGGAAGCAGTGAGGCAGTCAATGCAGACCTACGAGGCATTGTACATCGGCAGCCTGCCCGTGCCCAGGGCCATGG ggatgGATGTGCTGAATGAGGCCATCGAGAAGCTGACGAGGGGCCCCGGGCGGGAGTGCTGGAAGCCCTCCCTCATCCGTGTGTCCGACACAGCCATGAGGGTGCACCCTGCGcag GACGAGGAGGCAGCACACATCTGGGAGTGCCAGGTGCGGTATGTGACCTTCCTGGGTGTGGGCCGGGATGCCCACACCTTCGCACTCATCGTGGACACAGGGCAACGCTTCCAGTGTGCGGCTTTCTGGTGTGAGCCCGATGCCGGCACCATCTCAGAGGCGGTGCAGGCAGCCTGCATG GTGCAGTACCAGAAGTGCCTGGTGGCCGCTGCACCGGGGGCTAAGGTGAAGGGTGCGAcaggccggggccgggccgggccggcagcCTCAGGGGACGCTGCCAGCGGGCAGCCAAAGGCAAGCGGGGGCAGCGGAGGGGCGGCTGGGGCCGGTGACCGCAAGCGAGgcctcttctccttcctggaGGCCTTCCGCCTCAGGCGAGCCCTCCTCCACACCCCAtag